From a region of the Sminthopsis crassicaudata isolate SCR6 chromosome 6, ASM4859323v1, whole genome shotgun sequence genome:
- the C6H4orf51 gene encoding uncharacterized protein C4orf51 homolog isoform X4, giving the protein MADFFFLAPEIVLPFRPLSSEQFNKIRSAAEKSWKNETQWSERCLTTYGAHYRSKKVDEPPRIQPFNETRLNNPHPHELFLVNKIHYLPGYYNSKAREPERKKGEGLQDLGWTICGKTEQKIPKDEKEWMDPNQNCGASSQKFKISLKTEVVPSL; this is encoded by the exons ATGGCagacttttttttcctggctccagAAATAGTATTGCCCTTTAGGCCACTGTCTTCTGAACAGttcaacaagattagaagtgctGCTGAAAAATCCTGGAAGAATGAAACTCAATGGTCCGAGAGGTGTCTAACAACATACGGAGCCCATTACCGGAGCAAAAAAGTGGATGAGCCCCCACGTATTCAACCATTCAATGAAACCAGACTCAACAACCCTCATCCACACGA ATTGTTTCTAGTGaacaaaatccattatcttcctgGATATTACAATTCTAAAGCACGAgagcctgaaagaaaaaaag GTGAAGGACTCCAGGACCTTGGGTGGACCATCTGTGGAAAGACCGAACAGAAAATCCCAAAGGATGAGAAGGAGTGGATGGATCCTAATCAGAACTGTGGAGCAAGTAGCCAGAAGTTCAAGATCTCATTGAAGACTGAAGTAGTGCCATCTTTATGA